The proteins below come from a single Pirellulales bacterium genomic window:
- a CDS encoding thioredoxin family protein — MVRLLVMIVVGLTATCAFAGEFNAVLNVGDAAPAWSDLPGADGQPHALANLADRKVVVVVFTCNSCPVARDYEDRIMALAKRNPQQVAVVAINVNRVADDSLAKMTERAKERGFPYPYLYDETQQIGRDYGASATPDFFVLSAERKIVYMGAMDDASDPALVKQNFLDDAIQATLAGKAPATTETFARGCGIRYARQRGK; from the coding sequence ATGGTTCGTTTGCTGGTCATGATCGTCGTAGGACTGACTGCGACGTGCGCATTTGCGGGTGAATTCAATGCGGTGTTGAACGTCGGCGATGCGGCGCCCGCCTGGAGCGATCTGCCCGGCGCCGACGGCCAGCCGCACGCGCTAGCAAATCTAGCGGACCGCAAGGTCGTGGTGGTCGTCTTCACCTGCAACAGCTGCCCAGTCGCGCGCGATTACGAAGATCGGATCATGGCGCTCGCCAAACGTAACCCTCAGCAGGTGGCGGTCGTCGCCATCAACGTAAATCGCGTCGCGGACGATAGTCTGGCCAAGATGACCGAGCGGGCGAAGGAGCGCGGCTTCCCGTACCCCTATCTTTACGATGAGACGCAACAAATCGGCCGCGACTACGGCGCCAGCGCCACGCCCGATTTTTTCGTGCTGTCTGCCGAGCGCAAGATCGTGTACATGGGCGCGATGGACGACGCCAGTGATCCCGCGCTGGTCAAGCAGAATTTCCTCGACGACGCGATCCAGGCCACGCTGGCCGGCAAGGCGCCGGCAACGACCGAGACGTTTGCCCGCGGCTGTGGAATCCGTTATGCGCGGCAGCGTGGCAAGTAA
- a CDS encoding fibronectin type III domain-containing protein, with amino-acid sequence MLSVTPVTDYMLNTPAAGTDPSTATPSGYTPAQIRAAYGLGNLTFGSVTADGTGQTIAIVDAYDDPNIASDLTVFDNTFGIAAPPSLKIVNQNGGSTLPGTDPNGVWEIETSLDVEWAHAIAPGANILLVEANDANDDNGVGAPSSNLFAAVDYARHQPGVSVISMSFGTQDSLINQTIDQTLSAQVLTTPAGHQGITFVAATGDHGFAIFPSVSPNVLAVGGTALDIDPTTGAVISEKAWGPPASSNGSGGGGISQEFPNRKVPDVSYNAAPETGFALYSTFGPDGTGWLEDGIGGTSAGSPQWAAMLAIANQGRALNGLGTLDGTTQTMPALYSAPASAFTDITQGSNNFQKAGPGYDLATGIGTPVADQLVPYLASYGTAASVSTGPVVSTGGTGSPVTSGNTGTATPTNPASPSLIFPVTAPASFSATTASTTQVKLFWSTSIYAIGYNVYEFVNGLPTIVANVQAGTTSITIGGLSPGTQYAFNLVAYNTISSAGTAWVGATTFPAQGAITPPQNFHSTQVLANQVTLNWTSATGESGYNLYQFVNGTAQLIGSYAPGVTSAIVRNLTAGTTYPFNLVAWNQSGQVAATPWIAVTTSTASPPPVPQNFNGFSQNSTSVSLTWLVSSGATGYQLYQFIGNQATLISSYTASTLGATIGGLSPGTTYAFNLLAFNSSGFAATAWIGVTTLSASSAMASAAPSNAIATSSVAQAAHAVTDSAFAQYATVDYFPGRRQ; translated from the coding sequence ATGCTGTCGGTGACACCGGTCACCGATTACATGTTGAACACGCCGGCAGCTGGCACTGATCCGAGTACCGCGACGCCGAGCGGTTACACGCCTGCCCAGATACGCGCGGCATATGGATTAGGCAATCTGACGTTTGGATCCGTCACTGCCGATGGCACTGGACAAACGATCGCTATCGTCGACGCTTATGACGACCCCAACATCGCCTCTGATTTGACCGTGTTTGATAATACATTCGGCATTGCAGCTCCGCCCAGCTTGAAGATTGTCAATCAGAACGGTGGTTCGACGCTACCAGGTACTGACCCAAACGGTGTCTGGGAGATCGAGACGAGTCTTGATGTGGAATGGGCGCATGCGATTGCTCCGGGCGCGAACATTCTTCTTGTCGAGGCAAATGATGCCAACGACGACAATGGCGTGGGCGCACCAAGTTCGAACCTATTCGCTGCCGTCGATTATGCACGGCACCAGCCCGGAGTATCTGTAATCTCGATGAGCTTCGGTACCCAGGACAGTCTAATTAATCAAACGATTGATCAGACACTGAGCGCACAGGTACTAACGACTCCTGCCGGGCATCAAGGCATAACGTTTGTCGCCGCGACAGGAGACCATGGTTTCGCCATTTTCCCATCCGTATCTCCCAATGTTCTGGCTGTCGGCGGGACGGCTTTGGATATCGATCCGACAACAGGCGCGGTTATCAGTGAGAAGGCCTGGGGCCCACCGGCTAGTAGCAACGGCAGCGGTGGTGGCGGCATCAGTCAGGAATTCCCCAACCGCAAGGTGCCGGATGTTTCGTACAATGCCGCACCGGAGACCGGTTTTGCTTTGTATTCGACCTTTGGGCCGGACGGCACAGGTTGGCTTGAAGACGGAATCGGTGGCACGAGTGCTGGCTCGCCTCAGTGGGCCGCAATGTTGGCAATCGCCAATCAGGGCCGAGCTCTAAATGGCTTGGGGACGTTGGACGGGACGACGCAGACGATGCCGGCACTTTATTCGGCACCCGCCTCAGCCTTCACGGACATCACGCAGGGGAGCAACAACTTCCAAAAGGCAGGCCCTGGCTACGACCTGGCGACGGGAATTGGAACTCCTGTGGCCGATCAACTCGTTCCGTATTTGGCCAGCTATGGTACGGCTGCTTCGGTTTCGACCGGCCCCGTAGTGTCTACCGGTGGGACAGGTTCGCCAGTCACATCTGGGAATACGGGCACGGCTACTCCTACGAATCCGGCCAGTCCGTCGTTGATTTTCCCCGTCACGGCCCCCGCCAGCTTCTCGGCGACGACCGCTTCAACGACCCAGGTTAAGCTCTTCTGGAGTACGTCGATCTATGCCATCGGTTACAACGTTTACGAGTTCGTTAATGGACTGCCGACGATTGTCGCCAACGTTCAGGCAGGTACCACGTCAATAACAATTGGCGGCTTATCTCCTGGCACGCAGTACGCATTCAACCTGGTTGCATATAACACGATCAGTTCCGCGGGCACTGCTTGGGTCGGCGCTACGACCTTCCCCGCGCAGGGAGCTATAACGCCGCCGCAAAACTTCCATTCGACGCAGGTTTTGGCGAATCAAGTCACGCTGAATTGGACTTCGGCGACCGGCGAGAGTGGCTATAATCTGTATCAATTCGTGAATGGTACAGCGCAGCTTATCGGATCGTACGCGCCGGGTGTTACTAGCGCGATTGTAAGAAACTTAACCGCCGGCACCACATATCCGTTCAACCTCGTAGCCTGGAACCAATCAGGACAAGTAGCTGCCACACCTTGGATCGCGGTAACCACGTCCACAGCAAGCCCGCCGCCCGTGCCGCAGAATTTCAACGGATTTTCCCAGAATAGCACGTCGGTCAGTTTGACGTGGCTGGTTTCCAGCGGTGCGACTGGGTACCAGCTGTATCAGTTTATTGGCAACCAAGCGACTCTGATCAGCTCCTATACGGCCTCGACCCTCGGCGCGACTATCGGCGGTTTATCTCCCGGTACCACCTATGCGTTCAATCTGTTGGCCTTCAATTCCTCCGGCTTTGCTGCGACAGCCTGGATTGGAGTGACGACACTGTCCGCAAGTTCGGCCATGGCCTCGGCCGCGCCATCAAACGCTATTGCCACGAGCAGCGTTGCCCAGGCTGCACATGCGGTCACAGATAGCGCGTTTGCTCAATACGCGACGGTGGATTATTTCCCCGGGCGCCGGCAATAA
- a CDS encoding right-handed parallel beta-helix repeat-containing protein — protein sequence MPGAAAGRSVISGRFVCVTALGLLALVLGAAGMARAQAIVTDSGAPGPSFMSPLSTPGLQPFWVGYVGADRGLGFQGQYLSAGGLLPITTDMLDGTWFVDARAHVTADYGQFFSNLGIGRRAYFDPLNAIVGLSGWYDYDGDAYQNYGYRYNQLGVTGEIFNPVCDVRVNGYFPVGATSHVLNEFTQNYLLYQNGIDTALHGGDAKFSLRPAFLGPLNGYIDIGGYVYKSPVVSTFGGISTGFGVQPVPGVAINMEVNHDDLFGTTGFIRVAFGLRGSPGNSRTGNRLLEPTRRNDHIVRFNQQPEIATNPTTNAYYHVIHVDNNAPAGGNGTAEHPFNSLITAQNASAVHDIIYVHSGDGTARNYNEGIVLKDDQTLLGSGNSYVMQTTEVGGFLLKALDQEGPVITNAAGGAVTLANDDRVGGMTITGAQFGIVGNSVNNFSMESNRIINSGVDGVLLTNFTGLAHIRNNTITDNREDGIHIFGGTGNYDIRGNTVDANIRNGIFFESSNGAAAIDSNTIGENGRGNWAGLQVLTNSGSMNVEVSDNSVQGNTEGMLLQVQNVGAELTANIHDNRPIQYNLGDGIQLASRNGSVLNFAITNNQINFNGQSGGGGAGIRMYSLDGAVNGAISNNSFINNAGSQSTVGGIIFFDTAAAISGQFEGNSLTNLSFANNTVAGYNTQQQVQASPYVNAHWGDGIRLDYAVTNTDVQLLNLNNNQIQNNIGYGLSLFVTGTTRLDATLTTNNISNNYLAGLETEASGLSLVRITATNNTINGNVSPTVAQAGTGGKDGGVSLQSDGLTSRIIGGFSNNVINYNGEYSQTVPTNAGDTPVSGITATTSGGGSMALQIFGNQIRGNGHDGVDLLAHDPIPPLTFQATIAAEIRDNVMDFNRAQTPQASSPVHALVDQETPPNQSVILVELTHNISNQQYLFENTSNNPPPTGVVGVEDGGLNTPLIIFSGAGVTTLLPQGTVAGVIAPMLVFP from the coding sequence ATGCCGGGCGCGGCTGCGGGTCGGTCCGTCATATCGGGCCGTTTCGTATGCGTTACGGCACTCGGCCTGCTGGCCCTGGTGCTGGGCGCCGCCGGGATGGCACGCGCGCAGGCCATTGTCACCGATTCGGGCGCGCCGGGCCCGAGCTTCATGAGTCCGCTCAGCACGCCTGGTCTGCAGCCGTTCTGGGTTGGCTACGTCGGTGCCGATCGCGGGCTTGGCTTTCAGGGGCAATATCTCTCGGCCGGCGGCCTGTTACCGATCACGACCGATATGCTCGACGGCACGTGGTTCGTCGACGCTCGTGCCCACGTGACGGCCGACTACGGACAATTCTTCAGTAACCTCGGAATTGGGCGTCGCGCGTATTTCGATCCGCTGAACGCGATCGTCGGCCTCAGTGGCTGGTACGACTACGACGGCGATGCCTACCAAAACTACGGCTATCGCTACAATCAGCTGGGCGTGACCGGCGAAATATTCAATCCGGTGTGCGACGTCCGGGTGAACGGCTACTTTCCCGTGGGCGCGACCAGTCATGTGCTGAATGAATTCACCCAAAACTATCTGCTGTACCAAAACGGCATCGATACGGCGTTGCACGGCGGCGATGCCAAATTCAGCCTCCGGCCCGCGTTCCTTGGCCCGCTCAACGGCTACATCGATATCGGCGGGTACGTTTACAAATCGCCCGTCGTGTCGACCTTCGGCGGTATCTCGACCGGTTTCGGCGTGCAGCCCGTCCCCGGCGTTGCCATCAACATGGAAGTCAACCATGACGATTTGTTCGGCACCACGGGATTCATCCGCGTGGCCTTTGGCCTGCGCGGCTCGCCAGGCAACTCGCGCACGGGTAACCGCCTGCTGGAGCCAACCCGACGCAACGATCATATTGTCCGCTTCAATCAGCAGCCTGAGATCGCGACGAACCCGACGACGAACGCGTATTACCACGTAATTCATGTCGACAACAACGCCCCGGCGGGCGGAAACGGTACCGCAGAGCACCCGTTCAATTCGTTGATCACTGCCCAGAACGCGTCAGCCGTGCATGACATCATCTACGTCCATTCCGGCGACGGGACGGCACGCAACTACAACGAGGGGATCGTTCTCAAAGACGATCAAACTCTGTTGGGTTCGGGCAATAGCTACGTGATGCAGACGACCGAAGTGGGCGGATTCTTGCTCAAGGCGCTCGATCAGGAAGGTCCGGTAATCACCAACGCCGCGGGCGGGGCCGTAACGCTCGCCAACGACGATCGCGTTGGCGGCATGACGATCACGGGCGCCCAGTTCGGCATCGTCGGCAATTCGGTCAACAACTTCTCGATGGAGAGCAACCGGATCATCAACTCCGGCGTCGATGGCGTGCTCTTGACCAATTTCACGGGCTTGGCGCATATACGCAACAATACGATCACCGACAACCGCGAAGACGGCATCCACATCTTCGGCGGCACCGGCAATTACGACATCCGCGGCAACACCGTCGATGCGAACATTCGCAACGGTATCTTCTTCGAGTCATCTAATGGCGCCGCGGCGATCGACTCCAATACGATCGGTGAGAATGGTCGCGGCAACTGGGCCGGCCTGCAAGTCCTGACCAACTCCGGCAGCATGAACGTAGAGGTCAGCGACAACTCCGTGCAGGGCAATACCGAGGGCATGCTCCTGCAGGTACAGAACGTTGGGGCAGAGCTGACGGCCAACATCCACGACAACCGTCCGATTCAATACAACCTGGGCGATGGCATTCAGCTTGCCTCGCGCAATGGCTCGGTGCTGAACTTCGCCATCACGAATAACCAGATCAATTTCAACGGCCAATCCGGCGGCGGCGGTGCAGGAATTCGGATGTACTCGTTAGACGGCGCTGTGAATGGCGCAATCAGCAATAATTCGTTTATCAATAATGCCGGTAGCCAGTCTACGGTTGGCGGCATTATCTTCTTCGATACCGCCGCCGCAATTTCAGGACAGTTCGAGGGCAATAGTCTTACAAATCTTAGTTTCGCGAACAATACGGTCGCCGGCTACAACACTCAACAGCAAGTTCAAGCCAGCCCGTACGTAAATGCCCATTGGGGCGACGGTATCCGACTCGACTACGCTGTGACAAACACTGATGTCCAATTGCTGAATCTCAATAACAATCAGATCCAGAACAATATCGGCTACGGATTATCACTATTTGTAACCGGAACGACGCGCCTCGATGCAACGTTGACCACCAATAACATCTCTAATAACTACCTGGCCGGTCTCGAAACCGAGGCCAGCGGCCTATCATTGGTGCGAATCACTGCCACAAATAATACCATCAATGGGAACGTAAGCCCAACCGTTGCGCAGGCCGGAACCGGTGGCAAGGATGGTGGTGTCTCGCTGCAAAGCGACGGCCTAACCAGCCGCATCATTGGTGGCTTCTCAAACAATGTCATCAACTACAACGGCGAATACTCTCAAACCGTTCCCACAAACGCTGGCGACACGCCTGTGTCTGGCATTACTGCCACAACCAGCGGCGGGGGTAGCATGGCTTTGCAGATCTTTGGCAATCAAATCCGCGGCAATGGCCACGATGGAGTGGACCTGCTTGCCCACGATCCTATTCCGCCTTTGACTTTCCAAGCGACGATCGCCGCTGAAATCCGTGACAATGTCATGGACTTCAACCGTGCCCAAACGCCCCAAGCCAGTTCGCCAGTCCATGCACTGGTAGACCAGGAAACGCCGCCAAACCAATCGGTGATTTTGGTAGAGTTGACGCACAACATCTCGAATCAACAGTACCTCTTTGAGAATACCTCCAACAACCCTCCGCCAACCGGTGTGGTTGGCGTAGAGGATGGGGGCCTGAACACGCCGCTTATAATCTTTTCCGGTGCCGGTGTCACGACCCTTCTTCCGCAGGGCACTGTCGCCGGTGTCATCGCACCGATGCTGGTCTTCCCATAA
- a CDS encoding membrane dipeptidase has translation MRLIFDSHLDLSWNALSYNRDQTETVDQINQREAGMDPAGGRGHATTSLPEMRAGRVAVCMGTLLARAKRHVQPAVGHRRTDLDFGTQSIAYAIAQGQLAYYRLLEQQGEMRMIGTARELDEHWQQWQSNPTARLPIGNILAMEGADPIVDPSQVEAWFAAGLRSVMPSHYGKSHYSVGTGDNGPLTDRGVELLKEFERIGMILDMTHLSDQSFFQALDCYHGPVMASHNNCRALVPADRQFSDEQLRLLIERGAVIGVVCDAWMLRPGWRIGVTQPDGLTMSALVDHIDHICQLAGNAQHAAIGSDLDGGYGTEQTPSDLKTIADLQKLEPLLTARGYSATDIDNIFHANWLRFFRRWLPQ, from the coding sequence ATGCGACTGATCTTTGATTCGCATCTCGACCTGTCCTGGAACGCGTTGAGCTATAACCGCGATCAGACCGAAACGGTCGATCAGATCAACCAGCGCGAGGCCGGTATGGATCCGGCTGGCGGGCGCGGACATGCCACGACCAGCTTGCCCGAGATGCGTGCGGGCCGCGTGGCCGTTTGCATGGGAACGCTCTTGGCCCGCGCCAAACGGCATGTGCAACCCGCCGTTGGCCATCGCCGCACCGATCTCGACTTTGGCACGCAATCGATCGCCTATGCGATCGCGCAAGGGCAACTCGCCTACTATCGGCTCCTCGAGCAGCAGGGCGAGATGCGCATGATTGGCACGGCGCGCGAGCTCGACGAGCATTGGCAGCAGTGGCAAAGCAATCCCACGGCGCGATTGCCGATTGGCAACATCCTGGCGATGGAAGGAGCCGACCCGATCGTCGACCCCAGCCAGGTCGAAGCCTGGTTCGCTGCCGGCTTGCGCAGCGTTATGCCATCGCACTACGGCAAGAGCCACTATTCCGTGGGCACCGGCGACAACGGACCGCTGACCGACCGCGGCGTCGAACTGCTCAAAGAATTCGAGCGGATCGGCATGATCCTCGACATGACGCATCTCTCGGATCAGAGTTTTTTTCAGGCGCTCGATTGCTATCACGGCCCTGTGATGGCCAGCCACAATAATTGCCGCGCGCTGGTGCCGGCCGATCGTCAATTCTCTGACGAGCAGCTGCGGTTGCTCATCGAGCGCGGCGCGGTCATCGGGGTAGTCTGCGACGCCTGGATGCTTCGCCCCGGCTGGCGGATCGGCGTGACACAGCCCGACGGGCTAACGATGTCAGCCCTGGTCGATCATATCGATCACATTTGCCAATTGGCCGGCAACGCCCAGCATGCGGCCATCGGCAGCGACCTCGATGGCGGCTACGGCACCGAGCAGACCCCCAGCGATCTGAAGACCATTGCCGATTTGCAAAAACTCGAGCCGCTCTTGACGGCCCGCGGCTACAGCGCGACCGACATCGACAATATCTTCCACGCCAACTGGCTGCGCTTCTTCCGCCGCTGGCTGCCGCAGTAA
- a CDS encoding YifB family Mg chelatase-like AAA ATPase, with amino-acid sequence MLAKLRTLSLVGIEALPVEVEVDVSDGALPKTVLVGLPEAAVKESTHRVERALVNSGFLRPQNRVVINLAPAELPKQAASFDLPISLGILAGSGQIDIVAHERFRQFAVVGELALDGATRPTRGALSIAMAAAREPGVTGLLVPTASAAEAAVVEGIDVIPVSSLAQAVAFLTGQIDIEPTPPRVDEWFNALAHYDVDFADVRGQEMAKRAITIAAAGSHNLLMLGPPGSGKTMLAKRLPTILPDLTASESIETSRIYSAMGLLPAGQPLLAVRPFRSPHHTVSDAGLVGGGSTPTPGEISLAHNGVLFLDELPEFNRRTLEVLRQPLEDGTITISRALNSSRFPANFILIAALNPCPCGYRNDPRRECHCTIPQIERYMAKISGPLLDRIDLHLEVPAVPFRELSATAPGTSSADMRLQVIAARTLQRARFTGSTTRSNAHMSHRQIRTHCVLDAAGLNLLKASMTELGLSARAHDKILRVARTIADLDAAEAISATHVSEAINYRMLDRSLWT; translated from the coding sequence ATGCTCGCGAAATTGCGGACACTTTCGCTAGTCGGGATCGAGGCCCTGCCGGTCGAGGTCGAAGTCGACGTCTCCGACGGCGCACTCCCCAAGACGGTACTGGTCGGCCTGCCCGAGGCCGCCGTCAAAGAGAGCACCCACCGCGTCGAACGCGCCTTGGTCAACTCCGGCTTCCTGCGGCCGCAGAACCGGGTGGTCATCAACCTGGCCCCCGCCGAGTTGCCGAAGCAGGCGGCTTCGTTTGACTTGCCCATCAGTCTCGGCATCCTGGCCGGCAGCGGGCAGATCGACATCGTCGCCCATGAACGATTTCGCCAATTCGCGGTTGTCGGAGAATTGGCACTCGATGGCGCCACGCGTCCCACCCGAGGCGCTCTGTCGATCGCCATGGCGGCCGCGCGCGAACCCGGCGTCACGGGATTGCTCGTGCCCACCGCCAGTGCGGCCGAAGCCGCGGTCGTCGAAGGCATCGACGTCATTCCGGTATCCAGCCTGGCACAGGCCGTGGCTTTTCTGACGGGGCAAATTGACATCGAACCGACTCCGCCGCGCGTTGACGAATGGTTCAACGCGCTGGCGCACTACGACGTGGACTTCGCCGACGTTCGTGGACAGGAAATGGCCAAGCGCGCCATCACGATCGCCGCCGCCGGCTCGCACAATCTGCTTATGCTTGGGCCGCCAGGATCTGGAAAGACCATGCTGGCCAAGCGGTTGCCCACGATCCTGCCCGACCTGACCGCGAGCGAATCGATCGAAACCAGTCGCATCTACAGCGCTATGGGCCTGTTGCCTGCGGGGCAGCCGCTGTTGGCCGTGCGACCGTTTCGCAGTCCGCATCATACGGTGAGCGATGCGGGACTAGTCGGCGGTGGATCCACGCCCACGCCAGGCGAAATCAGCCTCGCGCACAATGGCGTGTTGTTCCTCGACGAATTGCCCGAGTTCAATCGCCGTACGCTGGAAGTGTTGCGCCAACCGCTGGAGGATGGCACGATAACGATCAGCCGCGCGCTGAACAGCTCGCGATTTCCGGCCAACTTTATTCTTATCGCGGCACTGAACCCCTGCCCGTGCGGCTATCGCAACGATCCACGCCGCGAATGCCATTGCACGATCCCGCAGATCGAGCGTTACATGGCCAAGATTAGCGGTCCTCTGCTGGATCGGATCGACCTGCACCTGGAAGTGCCGGCGGTGCCGTTTCGCGAACTTTCTGCCACCGCCCCCGGCACGTCCAGCGCCGACATGCGGTTGCAGGTCATTGCAGCCCGGACGCTTCAACGGGCCCGTTTCACCGGCAGCACGACGCGCTCGAATGCCCATATGTCGCATCGACAGATTCGTACGCATTGCGTCCTGGACGCTGCCGGGCTGAACCTTCTCAAGGCCTCGATGACGGAACTCGGGTTATCGGCGCGGGCGCATGACAAAATTCTGCGTGTCGCGCGCACGATCGCCGATTTGGATGCCGCCGAAGCAATTTCGGCGACACACGTAAGCGAGGCCATCAACTACCGGATGCTGGATCGCAGCCTGTGGACGTAG
- the modB gene encoding molybdate ABC transporter permease subunit yields the protein MDITAIWLTLRLAACTTAILLALGLPLAYWLATSQRWWRFAVDAAVALPLLLPPTVLGFYLLTGMGPNSLLGRAFKGLGGGSIPFSFAGILVGSVLYNLPFAVRPFTAAFLSVDRRLVEASWCLGVSRLATFRRVTVPLCWPGILTGLVLAFAHTVGEFGVVLMVGGNIPGVTRTISVAIYDDIQALDYQAAGQSAAVLLTFAFSALCVTYALSRRSLPL from the coding sequence TTGGACATCACGGCGATTTGGCTGACACTTCGGCTAGCGGCCTGCACTACGGCCATATTGCTCGCCCTTGGTTTGCCGTTGGCATATTGGCTGGCCACGAGTCAGCGCTGGTGGCGGTTTGCCGTCGATGCCGCTGTGGCTTTGCCGCTGTTGCTACCGCCCACCGTGTTGGGCTTTTACCTGCTGACCGGAATGGGACCTAACAGCCTATTGGGCCGGGCGTTCAAAGGCCTGGGCGGCGGCTCGATCCCGTTTTCTTTTGCGGGTATTCTGGTCGGCTCCGTGCTCTACAATCTGCCATTTGCCGTGCGACCGTTTACCGCTGCCTTCCTCAGCGTTGATCGGCGGTTGGTCGAGGCTTCGTGGTGCTTAGGAGTTTCGCGGCTGGCGACGTTTCGCCGCGTGACAGTTCCCCTCTGCTGGCCCGGCATTCTCACAGGATTGGTGCTGGCCTTTGCACACACCGTGGGCGAGTTTGGCGTCGTGTTGATGGTGGGCGGAAACATACCCGGCGTGACGCGCACCATATCGGTGGCGATTTATGACGACATACAAGCCCTTGATTATCAAGCGGCCGGCCAAAGTGCGGCCGTGCTGTTGACCTTCGCCTTCAGCGCGCTGTGCGTGACATACGCCCTTTCGCGCCGGTCGCTACCGTTATGA
- a CDS encoding glutathione peroxidase, producing the protein MNSIYDIPVQAIDGRMQTLEPFRGQALLIVNVASQCSFTRQYAGLEELYRRHENRGFSVLGFPCDQFLHQEPGTEAQIQSFCSRNYDVTFPMFAKINVNGAQTHPLYRFLKSARPGLLGTKSIKWNFGKFLVDRDGHVVKRYSMFATPERIERDVAALVG; encoded by the coding sequence ATGAACAGCATCTACGATATTCCGGTGCAGGCCATTGATGGCCGCATGCAAACGCTTGAGCCCTTTCGTGGTCAGGCGTTATTGATCGTCAATGTCGCCAGCCAGTGCAGCTTCACGCGACAGTACGCCGGTCTGGAAGAGCTTTATCGACGTCACGAGAACCGAGGTTTCTCCGTGCTCGGCTTTCCGTGTGATCAGTTTTTGCACCAGGAGCCAGGAACCGAAGCCCAGATTCAGAGCTTCTGCTCACGCAACTACGACGTCACGTTTCCGATGTTTGCCAAGATCAACGTGAATGGCGCCCAAACTCACCCGCTGTACCGGTTTCTAAAATCTGCTCGTCCCGGTCTGCTCGGTACTAAAAGCATCAAATGGAACTTCGGCAAGTTTCTTGTCGATCGCGACGGTCACGTCGTGAAGCGATATTCAATGTTCGCCACGCCCGAGCGTATCGAACGAGACGTCGCGGCGCTGGTGGGTTGA
- the modC gene encoding molybdenum ABC transporter ATP-binding protein yields MSTLLVADFEKRFAGGPRVHGQLQLPAEGSGVTVLFGPSGCGKTTILRSLAGLEHPERGHIEFAGEVWLDTERRLSLSPQRRGVGFLFQQYALFPHLTVRGNVGYGLRRSALSAASAQVAEILDRLQISDLVNRYPAQLSGGQQQRVALARAVVCQPRLLLLDEPLSALDAPVRERLRGELRRMLLAIGKPTIVVTHDRIETLALADTVVVLTEGEVRQVGPVHEVFSQPRSLAIAQIVGIETVVPGKVVCLTDGLATVQVANAQLTAVASQELGTNVFVCIRGEDVLLQRAAAAGTSARNQLSARVTSIVAEGPLTRIGLDCGFVLTALVTRPACEEMHLQVGDHVTALIKAPAIHLVGHD; encoded by the coding sequence ATGAGCACTCTCCTGGTAGCCGACTTCGAAAAGCGCTTCGCCGGCGGACCGCGTGTGCATGGCCAGCTGCAATTGCCGGCCGAGGGAAGTGGCGTGACGGTGCTCTTTGGCCCGTCGGGCTGTGGCAAGACGACAATTCTGCGATCGCTGGCCGGTCTCGAGCATCCAGAGCGTGGCCATATCGAGTTTGCGGGCGAAGTGTGGCTAGACACCGAGCGACGATTATCGTTGTCGCCACAACGGCGCGGCGTGGGCTTCTTGTTCCAGCAATATGCGTTGTTTCCTCATTTAACAGTGCGAGGCAACGTCGGCTATGGATTGCGACGGTCCGCGTTGTCTGCTGCATCGGCGCAAGTGGCAGAGATTCTTGATCGGTTGCAAATCAGCGACCTGGTCAATCGCTACCCGGCTCAGCTTTCTGGCGGTCAACAACAGCGCGTCGCACTTGCGCGGGCGGTCGTGTGCCAGCCGCGACTGCTGTTGCTCGACGAACCGCTGTCGGCGCTCGACGCGCCCGTGCGTGAACGTTTGCGCGGCGAGCTGCGACGCATGTTGCTCGCCATCGGCAAGCCGACGATCGTCGTTACGCACGATCGGATCGAAACACTGGCGCTGGCCGACACCGTTGTCGTGCTGACCGAGGGCGAGGTGCGTCAGGTCGGGCCAGTGCATGAGGTATTCAGCCAGCCGCGCAGCTTGGCCATTGCCCAAATCGTGGGAATCGAAACCGTCGTGCCTGGCAAGGTGGTTTGTCTCACCGACGGGCTCGCTACAGTGCAGGTCGCAAATGCGCAGCTAACCGCGGTCGCGTCCCAAGAGCTAGGAACAAATGTGTTCGTGTGCATCCGCGGCGAGGATGTCCTCCTGCAGCGCGCGGCGGCCGCCGGCACCAGCGCACGCAATCAACTGTCGGCACGAGTGACCAGTATCGTCGCCGAGGGGCCGCTGACCCGCATTGGGCTCGACTGCGGCTTTGTCCTTACGGCGCTGGTCACCAGGCCCGCGTGCGAGGAAATGCACTTGCAGGTCGGTGACCACGTGACGGCTCTTATCAAGGCGCCGGCCATTCACCTGGTCGGGCATGACTAG